A genomic window from Coccinella septempunctata chromosome 9, icCocSept1.1, whole genome shotgun sequence includes:
- the LOC123319773 gene encoding trypsin-2-like: protein MLWVWIISIAFSTGHASGLVPSFRILGGSTVKIEDYPYMVSVQLVLRGQMKHVCGGTLISPTSVLTAAHCFPVPGYYVVKAGAASLKSPEGCLVPITKVIMHPKYRPLSQDYDIAVAKLRKPVKLSNKINIAKLPPLSKDIPLVEGTVLGWGETRSGYDGNTDALRAVDIPIIDDKECVRSYPKGLVTDRMFCAKVDDGSKDSCKGDSGGPFIINGTIYGIVSWGFDCGSPENPGVYTRVPYFFDFVNNTLTEKISRFSWIDRWMRQFFRKY from the exons ATGTTATGggtatggatcatttccattgCATTTTCCACAG GGCATGCCTCAGGATTGGTTCCCTCCTTCAGAATTTTAGGAGGTTCCACTGTAAAAATTGAGGATTACCCCTATATGGTTTCCGTACAGTTGGTCTTGCGTGGTCAAATGAAGCATGTTTGCGGTGGCACCCTGATATCCCCTACATCCGTCCTAACAGCAGCGCATTGTTTCCCAGTACCCGGTTACTATGTAGTCAAAGCTGGTGCTGCAAGTCTGAAGAGTCCCGAAGGATGCCTGGTGCCCATTACCAAAGTGATAATGCATCCTAAATACAGGCCTCTCAGCCAGGACTATGACATAGCTGTGGCCAAGCTTCGAAAACCTGTTAAACTGTCCAACAAGATAAACATAGCGAAGTTACCACCTCTCTCTAAAGACATCCCATTGGTTGAAGGCACTGTTCTGGGTTGGGGTGAGACCAGATCTGGATACGATGGAAACACTGATGCATTGAGAGCTGTGGATATACCCATCATAGATGATAAGGAATGTGTTCGATCCTATCCGAAAGGTTTGGTGACAGATAGAATGTTTTGCGCGAAAGTCGATGATGGTTCCAAGGATTCCTGCAAG GGTGATTCTGGTGGTCCTTTCATCATAAACGGCACCATTTATGGAATAGTGTCATGGGGGTTTGACTGTGGAAGTCCAGAAAATCCAGGAGTTTACACGAGAGTCCCATATTTCTTCGATTTCGTCAATAACACTCTCACAGAGAAAATATCTCGTTTTAGTTGGATCGACAGGTGGATGAGgcaattttttcgaaagtattga
- the LOC123319772 gene encoding P protein-like produces the protein MTSNETTLCQHITIAVLPPTCFSPNCSKSVNSVEQQDEVFSEKSGDSVKSSIKNKLSLKCSTFKYIVYFLMWLGCCFLLTTSRESFHPIHQLSIQKSITTEYIINDSPKDGRIKLIVGGAFLPAYYANLSTRWVNVHVQLIETFGCPMEDRVLTPSKVKNIENVTEVWKIPTVTESLIGIVPEISARKLFLLNATTLAKAKNYLLQICLSTNLNENLPISLGFNTEPIDPDAGVVFAGMVLVALYIVIIFELLHRTVAAIFACIVSLSILAAFNAKPSIAEIVSWISMDTIMLLFSMMILVTVISETGIFDYMAVQTYKFTGGKVWPLVNILCVVAVFFACFLDNVTTALLITPVTIRLSEVMKLNPVPVLMCMVMLSNIGGAITPLGDPPNVIIASNPDVLKAGVNFMSFTLHMGLGTSICFMVTYAYLRYYYRNVRNFRHPEPPEVQQLKSKIAVWRRTTASVSSYSRDESFVREKMKRRTAKLVGRLKSLNNITITEEEFCSNLEDLKKQYPIKDMCLLIKSGGTMLLVIIALLLQSVPSWNTLGMAWTALLGAVLVILLYDKDDVVGIFTRIEWSTLLYFAALFILMEALSKLGLIDSIGKQTERIINSVVPEYRLTVSIVLILWVSGLASAFVDNLPLTTMMIKIVTNLSSDPQLNLPFQPLVWALSFGACLGGNGSLFGSSSNIICAGVAEQHGYKFGFTEFSKVGIPIVILTLMVTTLYLIICHVVLQWNS, from the exons atgaccTCGAATGAAACCACTCTGTGTCAACATATAACCATAGCCGTTTTACCCCCTACATGTTTTTCCCCTAATTGTAGTAAAAGTGTCAACAGTGTCGAGCAACAAGACGAAGTTTTCAGTGAAAA ATCTGGAGATTCAGTTAAAAGTAGTATCAAGAATAAACTTAGTCTCAAATGCAGTACCTTCAAGTACATCGTCTATTTCTTAATGTGGTTGGGTTGTTGTTTCTTACTGACAACTTCAAGGGAAAGCTTTCATCCGATACACCAGCTTAGTATACAAAAATCTATCACTACAG AATACATCATAAATGATAGTCCCAAGGATGGAAGAATAAAACTGATCGTTGGTGGTGCATTTTTACCAGCCTATTATGCAAATTTGTCAACACGTTGGGTGAACGTTCACGTACAGTTGATAGAAACCTTCGGTTGTCCTATGGAAGATAGGGTTCTTACTCCTTCAAAGGTCAAAAATATTGAG AATGTCACTGAAGTGTGGAAGATACCAACGGTGACTGAAAGTCTCATAGGTATAGTACCCGAAATATCTGCTAGGAAACTGTTTCTACTGAACGCAACGACTTTGGCCAAAGCGAAAAATTACTTGCTTCAAATATGCCTGAGTACGAATCTGAACGAAAACCTGCCCATTTCACTCGGTTTTAATACGGAACCCATAGATCCTGATGCTGGCGTTGTGTTTGCCGGAATGGTGCTGGTCGCTTTATACATCGTTATAATTTTCGAA TTATTGCACAGGACTGTAGCTGCAATTTTCGCATGTATCGTGTCTCTATCCATTCTAGCTGCTTTCAATGCTAAGCCGTCAATTGCGGAAATAGTATCTTGGATAAGCATGGACACCATCATGCTTCTATTTTCGATGATGATACTTGTCACTGTTATCAGTGAAACTGGTATATTCGACTATATGGCAGTTCAGACCTATAAG TTTACAGGAGGAAAAGTGTGGCCCTTGGTCAATATCCTCTGTGTGGTAGCTGTGTTTTTCGCTTGTTTCTTAGATAACGTAACAACCGCTCTCCTAATCACACCAGTGACAATAAG ATTGTCCGAAGTTATGAAATTGAACCCTGTGCCTGTTTTAATGTGTATGGTTATGCTTTCCAACATTGGAGGAGCTATTACTCCTCTAGGAGATCCTCCGAATGTCATAATAGCATCGAATCCAGATGTCTTGAAGGCT GGTGTTAATTTTATGTCGTTTACTTTACATATGGGACTTGGAACTTCTATTTGTTTTATGGTAACCTACGCATATTTGAGATATTACTACAGAAATGTGAGGAATTTTAGACATCCTGAACCACCGGAAGTTCAAC AGCTGAAGAGCAAGATTGCTGTTTGGCGACGTACCACAGCTTCCGTCAGTAGCTACAGCCGAGACGAGAGCTTTGTGAGGGAAAAAATGAAGCGTAGAACTGCCAAGTTGGTGGGAAGGTTGAAAAGTTTGAACAACATAACCATTACGGAAGAGGAGTTCTGCAGTAACCTGGAAGACCTTAAAAAACAA TATCCTATTAAGGATATGTGTCTGCTGATAAAGTCAGGTGGAACAATGCTTCTGGTTATCATAGCGTTGCTCCTACAGTCTGTTCCGTCTTGGA ATACACTAGGTATGGCGTGGACAGCACTCCTTGGGGCCGTTCTTGTGATCCTCCTTTATGATAAGGACGACGTGGTTGGTATATTCACTCGTATAGAATGGTCCACGCTCCTTTACTTCGCAGCCCTTTTCATTCTGATGGAG GCTCTATCTAAACTAGGCCTCATCGACTCCATAGGGAAGCAGACAGAAAGGATAATAAATTCAGTTGTTCCGGAATACAGATTGACAGTGTCCATTGTTCTGATTTTGTGGGTTTCCGGTCTAGCTTCTGCTTTCGTAGACAACCTACCACTTACGACCATGATGATAAAGATAGTGACCAATCTTTCTAGTGACCCCCAGCTTAACCTGCCGTTTCAACCCCTTGTTTGGGCTTTGTCGTTTGGTGCTTGTCTTGGAG GAAATGGAAGTCTTTTTGGCTCTtcttcaaatataatttgtgcGGGAGTAGCTGAACAGCATGGCTACAAATTTGGCTTCACTGAATTCTCCAA GGTTGGTATTCCTATTGTTATTTTAACGCTGATGGTAACTACCCTTTACCTCATCATATGCCATGTTGTCCTTCAATggaattcataa